ATTTCTGGATCAGGCGTTTATGCGTTCGGTCGTTCGTACCTTGGAAATCAATTTGGGAAGAATCGTGTTTCAGTTCCCGATGGCCATTGTGATTGCCCTGCTTTTGAATGAAGTCCTGTTCCTAAAGATGAAAAAAAGCTTGCAAACGATACTTACGTTTCCGCATTTTTTATCGTGGGTGGTACTATCAAGCGTCCTGATTACGGTGCTTTCTTACGACGGGTTTGTTAACGGCATTATTAGGGCGTTTGGATTTAAATCTTTTAATTTTTTAGGAAATGAACCCATTTTTGTCCCCATGCTGTACATTACCGAGATCTGGAAGAATTCGGGCTGGGGGGCAATCATCTACCTGGCTGCCATATCCGGCATTGATGCAGAGCAGTACGAGGCCGCAGCCATTGACGGGGTAAATCGGTTTCAACGAATATTTCACATTACGCTGCCCAGTATTATGCCTACGATTATCGTAATGTTTATCCTCACGATGGGCGGTCTGATGTCCACAGGATTCGATCAGATTTTCAATCTAAGCAATGACGCGGTACGTGAAGCAGCTGAAACGCTGGATATGTATATTTATAAAATTTCATTCCAAAGCGCGCCGGATTTTTCTTACTCAACGGCGGTAAGCCTTTTCCGTTCCGTCATTAATATGGCATTTTTATTGCTGGCAGATCGCATCGCAAAGCTAGCGGGTAAAGAAGGCCTAATGGGCTAGGAGGGAGGAGGGGCTATGAAATCAACGAATGGCTTGAAAAGAAAGACGATAGGCGATTATCTGATTCCTGCTTTTCTCATTATATGGGGAATCATCGTCCTGTTTCCGTTTTTCAGCGTTGTCGTGATTTCCTTTACATCGGAGACCGAATACATAAAGACCCCGTTGCTTCTTTTTCCAACGGAGCCGACGCTGGAATCGTACAAGCGGATCTTTGAGGACGGGCGCATCGTGAGCGGTTATTTGACTACATTTAAGCTCTTGGCCATGTCGTTGCCGCTCAGTTTATTTCTTACCATCAGTTTTGCTTATGGGATGAGCCGCAAAGATTTCCCCGGACGCCGATTCATCTTTTACTTTGTGTTGATCGCTATGATTTTTGACGGCGGAATCATCCCTTTATATATGCTCATGAAGGATCTGCACCTGGTGCCCAATCATTTATGGGCTGTCGTTCTGGCAAACACAGTGAGTACCTTTTATATGATACTCATGCACAATTTCTTCAAATCCCTGCCCGATTCGCTTATGGAATCGGCGAGGATAGACGGAGCGGGGGAGTGGCGCATTCTTGCCAAAATTGTGCTGCCGCTGTCCGCGCCCGTGATTGCCACGATCACCTTATTCTACACCGTGGACCGCTGGAATGAATGGTTTAACCCCATGATTTTTCTTCAAAAAGGGTATCTTCAACCGCTGCAGCTGGTACTGCGAAGCATTGTAATCGATGCGCAAATGGACATGGTGAAATCCGACATGGACACGATCGAGCTTGCGTCAAATTTCGCTATGGGCGTAAAAACAGCCGCTATCATATGTACAATGCTTCCGGTTATGCTGTTCTTCCCGTTCCTGCAAAAACACTTTGTGAAAGGTATTATGGTCGGCGCAGTCAAATAACCATATTCCGCCGATTGATAATAAAAATGATTAAAAAAGGGAGATAATTTTATGAAAAAAACAAAAACGATCGGTTCTCTCCTGGTGTCGGTCATGCTGGCAGGTGTTGTTTCGGCATGTTCGTCATCCAATGAGGCCCATGAGACCGCATCCCCGGCCGCATCTGCACCGGCGTCGTCGGGAGCCGCAGGGCAAGAACAAAATAAGTATGCCAAGCATATGACCATTTCGTATGCTGTCGGCAACAACAATCTTGACGTAAACGACGATGTATTTGCAAAGATCTGGAAGGATAAATACAATTTCGATTGGGAAATCAGGCCGGTAGCATCCAATAATAACAGTGAAACGTTTCGCATCTGGATCAATTCCGGCGATATGGCCGATATGGGGAGCTGGAACTACAATCATTCCGAGTATGTTTCTTATGTCAAACAAGGACTGCTTAAGGAATTGCCCAAAGGCTGGCGTGAGAAGTGGCCGAACCTCGCCGCGGCCCAAGATCGGACTGGCATTTATAAATATGTTGAGGATCAAGTGGTCAGTGACAATATTCTGTTTAAGCCGATCATGGCCGACAACTATCCGTTAGACAAACTGATCAATCACGATGGAATTTGGTTCCGCGCGGATTGGGTCCGTGCTGTTGGCGCCGAGGTAAAGGATCATTACACCGTTGCTGAAATCATGGATATCGCGCGGAAGATCAAGCAGCAGGATCCCGGCAAAGTCGGCGAGAAGCTGATTCCGATTGACGTTCCCACTGTCGGGCTTTGGGTTATGTTTGTATGGCCCAACGCTACGCATTACCAGGAGGTCTCCCAGTTCTATCAGGATGCTGACGGCGTGTTTCATTGGGGACTCGCCGATCCGGAGATTCTGAAAGGGTTGAAGCTTTGGCGGCAGGCCTATGACGAGGGGCTGCTGAATCCGGAGTATTACAATCTGCCGGATGGACCTCAAACGGAAGCGCAAATGTATACCGCCGGCATATCTGCGATGAATCAAGCCGCGGGTATGGCCAGCGTGGGCACCCGGCAGGCCAGCTTTATGGGCTCGAATTTGGGCGTTGATCCTAGCGAGTCGTTGAGCTATGCGTTTTTAACGGATGATAACGGCGTTTATCGGGCCAATGAAATCCCCAATTTCGCGGGCAGTCTTATTTTTAACCCGAAGCTGGACGATGCCAAGTTTGAACGCATACTCGACATTCTCGACGAGTCCGCTTCTAAAGAAGGGCAGGACTTAATTAACATGGGTATTGAAGGCACGGACTGGAAGAAAAACCCCGACGGCACGATCGTTAACTTGAACGGGAACCTCCAAATTTCCGAGAAATACAAGAGTATCCCGAACCTTTGGTCCTCCCTGCTCCTTCTGCGCGACAATTATCAGCTGGTTAATCCGACATTGCCGCAGATTTGGCGCGATAAAGCCATCAAGCAGTATAAGGAAAAAACCGAGCTCACCGATCCCAATAATCCCGAGATTTTTGCGAAGCTCGACCCGGACGTATATTTTTATAATTCACCCGCGCGTTCCCGCGCTGTTATGAACATTCCTGCAGAATTATCGGGCATTGTTCTGAAGGGACCTGATGTAGAGGCCAACTGGAACGCTTGGGTCAAGGAAAAGATGCCGCTGATTCAGCCGGTTCTGGATGAGCTTACCGCGATGAAGAAAAAGAAAAAATAGGATGGCCGGAAGTCCCCCGTTACCCCCGGTTTCAGGATCGTAAATCCGTTATTGGGGGTAATATTTCCATGAAAATTGAAAGGACGAAGCGGAATGAGCGGAAGAAAGAAGCTATTCATTGATGGCAGGTGGCTTGAAGCGCTCAACTACGAGAATCTGAAATCGCCCTACTCAGAGGAGACGATTGCTGAAATTCCACATGCTGCGATAGAAGAGACCGAAGCTGCAATTGCCGCTGCCGATCGTGCCGCTAAGGTCATGGCTGAGATGACGTGCCATCAGAGAGCCGAAATTTTGGATAACGTTACTTCGCTCTTGGCCAAACGAGCCGAGGAGGCGGCCCGGCTGATCGCCGTTGAAGCCGCCAAGCCGCTCGCCATGGCCCGCGCGGAAGTGCAGCGTACGATCATGACCTACAAGTTTTCCTCGGAGGAAGCAAGGCGCATTCACGGTGAGCAAATCGCGATAGATGCCGCGCCCGGCGGGGAAAACCGGACAGCCTACACGATCAGGGAGCCGCTGGGAGCCGTCGGCGCCATTACGCCATTCAACTTTCCAATGAATCTTGTCGCCCATAAGGTCGGACCTGCGATTGCAGCCGGCAACTCGGTCGTGTTGAAACCCGCTTCGCAAACTCCGCTAAGTTCGTTGTTCGCAGCCGGATTGTTTGCTGAAGCCGGTCTTCCCGCCGGAGCATTAAATGTTGTGACGGGCAGCGGAAAAACCGTTGGCGACCAGATCGTGACGGATCCGCGTATCAAAGCCGTAACGTTTACGGGAAGTCCGGAAGTCGGAAAGGAAATTCGCCGCAGATCGGGGTTAAAGCGGTTGACCTTGGAGCTCGGCTCGAATTCGGCGTTGATCGTCGACCGGGACGTTGACATCGACGAAATTATGGCCCGCTGCGTCGCCAGCTCGTTCAGTTTCCAGGGGCAGGTGTGCATTTCGCTGCAGCGGATTTATGTTCATGAAGAGATTTACGACGAATTTGTCAACAAGTTCGTAGAGACGACACAGAAACTGACCGTCGGAGACCCGCTGGACGAAAGGACCGATCTTTCCGCCATGATCAGCCGGAAAGACGTCGAGCGAGCGTTGAGCTGGATTGCGGAAGCCAAACAGAACGGTGCGGCGATCGCCGCAGGGGGAACCGCCGAGCGCAATATTGTTCTGCCTACCGTATTGCTCGGAGTCGATCCGAAGACGAAAGTTTCCTGCCAGGAAGCTTTTGCGCCTATCGTGCTCATCAATAAGGTGAAATCTGTTGAGGAGGCCGTGAATGACGTTAACGACTCGCGCTTCGGACTGCAAGCCGGCATTTATACCGCGAATATGCATCATGCTTTTTACGCGGCAAAAAAACTGCAAGTCGGAGGTGTAATGCTCAATGATACGCCTTCATTTCGGGTGGATCAGATGCCCTACGGCGGCGTGAAGGACAGCGGCACGGGCCGTGAGGGAGTCAAATATGCCGCCCAGGAAATGACGGAAATGAAGCTGATCGTGATTAACCACAATATTACGCACGCCCGTCCGTGAGAGGGGATTCGCCATGATCATCGGCTTTTTCATAATAAAGCGGCGTGAGGAGAAGAAAGATGACTGATAATCAACGATTGAGGGAATTGGATCGCAAGCATTTGCTGCATCCGACCAGCCCGATTAAGGATCAATACGAACGCGGACCGTCTGTCATCATGCAGCGGGGCGAAGGCATTTATGTATACGATACCGAAGGAAAACAGTATCTCGACGGGTTATCTTCCCTCTGGAACGTCAATGTGGGCCACGGGAGGCAGGAACTGGCGCAAGCGGCTATGGAGCAAATGACCAAGCTGGCCTACAGCCATTCCTTCAACCGGTTTTCCCATGAGCCGGCCATCCTGTTGGCCGAAAAAGTGGCGTCTCTCACGCCGGCCGACTTGAACGTCTGCCATTTCACCTCGGGCGGCTCGGAATCGAACGATACGGCATTTAAATTGGTTCGCCAATATTTTAAATTGAAGGGCGAGACGAACCGCTATAAAATCATCGCCCGTTATCGCGCCTATCATGGCGTGACGATCGGCGCGACGAGCGCCACCGGCATCCCGATATTCCGCCAGACGGGCGGACCGCTCGCGGGTGGATTCGTACAAGCGGGTGCCCCATACAGCTATCGCTGCGAAAAGTGCGAATCCTGCGCCGAAGGCGGCGCCACCTGCGCGGTGCAAAGTATGGAGGAGGCGCTTCTCCGGGAAGGTCCTGACACCGTGGCTGCGGTTATTGTCGAACCGATTCAGGGAGCAGGCGGAGTAATCGTTCCGCCGCCCGGCTACATGCGCGAAATCCGCCGTCTTTGCGACAAGTACGGCATTCTGATGATCGCCGACGAGGTCATTACCGGCTTTGGACGAACCGGGAAATGGTTCGGCATGGAGCACGAGGGTGCTGCTGCCGACCTGATGACGTTTGCGAAAGGGATTACGAGCGGGTACATACCGCTTGGCGGCGTGATTTTGAACGACGGCTTGCACAAGGAGCTCGCGGAGCTGTCTACCGCGGTATTGCCGCATGGCTATACCTATAGCGGACATCCGACCGCCTGCGCAGTGGCGCTTAAAAATTTGCAGATTATCGAACGGGAAAATCTGGTTGCGAATGCTGCCTCCATGGGCCAAGTTCTTGGCGCCGGTTTGCAGCAGTTGAAGCGGGAGTCGGATATTGTGGGCAATGTCACGTACAGGGGGCTGCTTGCTTCGGTTGAGCTCGTCGAAAACAAGGCGGACAAACGGGCGTTTCCGGCAGCCAAGAAGGCCGCACAGCTCGTATTCGACAAGGCGATGGAAAAAGGGCTGATCACGCGCGCGATCTCGATCGACAATACGGACATCATTGCTTTGTGTCCTCCTTTGACCATTCAGAAGGATCAGGTAGAGTCGCTCATCGACATCCTGGCGGCATCAATTGCCGATGCAAGAAAGGAACTGTTGGGTTGATTGCATGCGCGCCGGGGAACGGACGACGGGCTCGGCTTTCAGCCGCTCGTCCTGTTCGCCGACCGGGAAACATTTTGGCGCGATTCGTGCGTACTGGAACATGATCGCATTGGGAGCAAACAAGGAGGGGACAGGGTGGGAGAAACCTTAAGCGTGCTGGGGGCGGGACAGATGGGCCATTCCATCGCGCTGACGGCGGCATGGGCCGGTTTTTCGGTCGTTTTGCAGGGGAACAGCGAAGCCGGTCTGGCGCGCGCGGACAAAGGAATTTGCAACAAGCTGGAGTTACTGGCCGACAACGGTCTGATCAAGCAGGAGGAAATGACGACGATACGCAGGCGTATCCGTACTACGGTTTCGGTGCCGGACGCTGCAGCAAGCGCGAGCTTCGTGATCGAGTCGATTCCCGAGCAGCTGGAGCTGAAGCGGCAGCTTTACGAGCAGCTGGATACACTGTGCGATGAACGTGTAATACTCGCAAGCAATACGTCCGGGCTGAGCCCGACGGCGATTGCCGGGCGGATGAAGCGGCCGGAACGGATGATCGTCACACACTTTTGGAATCCTGCGCATTTGCTGCCGCTCGTCGAGGTCGTACGCGGGGAGAAAACCGACGACAAGACGGCGGATCGGGCGATGCAGCTGCTGCGGGCAATGGACAAAAAACCGATTCTCGTGAAAAAGGATGCGCTCGGATCGGTCGGCAACCGGCTTCAGTATGCGCTGTTTCGGGAGGCGCAGTATATTTTGGAGCAGGGCATCGCCAGCATGGAGGATATCGACGACGCCGTGACGTACAGCCTCGGGCGCCGGCTCGCGGTAACCGGTCCTTTCATGACGGCTGACATGGGCGGTCTTGACTTGTTTGACGCCATTTCGGGCTATTTGTTTGCCGATTTGAGCAAGGCCGATCGATCGTTCGAGGCTATGCGCTTGCTGGTTGACAGCGGCATGTACGGGCTGAAAACCGGCGCCGGCTTTTACGAGTGGGACGAAGCGTTTTCCGCGCAAATGACCAAGGCCCGGGAGCAGGAGCTCATTCGGTATTTAAAGTGCGACAGAGGGCTGGAATAGCCTGAATGTCGAATGAATTTTTCACGGCCCGATCGATCATCGCCCTGTTTTGAGACGTACGACCGGATTTAACAAAAAAAGAAAGGCGGTTTTACCATGTACCAGCCTCTGCTCGATCAGCTCAAAGAGAGCCGTTATATCCGCAGGTCCATGAAGGTGGACGAATCGGATTCGGCTTATGAACGCTGGCGCAAGAAGCCCGTTTTGAAGTCCCGTGAGCTTCTGCTTTGCGAAAATTTCGATTCCCTGATCCAAAAGGGCCCAGGTACTATTCACAGGGATTTTACAAACACCATATCCGGCAAGGGAAGCGTCCGGCTGGACACGCCCACTTCAACGGCTGTCAAAAGACCCAACAACCGCAGATACGACGAGCCCGGCATATTATTTCCGCTGCAGCACGAAAATCTCTATGAGTACAACCGCATCTCGCTTTGGGTCTATGTGAACTCTCCCGGTTTTTCCAGCCAATTTGTCCTGGTTGCACTGCACAATGAGGGGGAGCACATCATGCCAGTGCCCGGCCGTTTTGAAGGCACTCATCACGCTGACATGACGCCCGGCCGGTGGACACAGATTATCTGGGAGCTCCCCGATATTTATCGCGACAATGTCACCGGTATCTCGGTAGGCACTTTCCTGCCCGGCTCGCCCATGAATGCCTCGGACAGCATGTCCTTGTATATCGACGATTTGCGGATTGAATCGGTAGAGCCCGAAAAGAGCCGCGGATGGGACCTTCCGGCAGGTTCCATAGCATACTGTCACAGCGGCTACTTGAGTAATGCGCGCAAACAGGCGCTGGTACAGGGCTCGCATGCCGAAACCTTTTCATTGGCCGATGATAAGGGTGAAACCGTGTACACCGGCAAAGTAACGGCTTGCGAAAACGGCTTTGGCCTTTTGGATTTCTCCGGTTTTCAAACACCCGGCTTCTATACGATTGCTGCAGGAGAACTGACTTCCAAAGCCATTCCCATCGGCCCGGACGCCTTTCTCGCCGCCGCCTGGAAGAGCCTTAATTTCTTTTTTACCGAGCGCTGCGGCTTTGAAGTGCCGGAACTGCACATCGAATGCCATCTCGATACTTTTTGCAAACACCCCGACGGACGCACGATACCTATACATGGCGGCTGGCACGATGCCGGAGATTTATCGCAGTCTATAGACAAAACCGCAGATGTCATTGTCGCCATGCTGGATCTCGGCGACGCCACCCGCGAAACGCAGCCGGATCTATCCGACCGCGTACTGGAGGAAGCCCGCTGGGGACTGAACTGGGCAATGCGCACCCGTTTTGGCGACGGTTACCGTCATACCAGTCTCACAAAGGGCATCTGGACCAAAAATTACCGCGGCGATAAGGACGACATGACGGGGGAGGCGAAGAATACCGCCATTCATAACTACACCGCCGCCTATACCTGCGCCTACGGTGCGCCGTTTTACAAATGGGACCGGAATTTTTACGACTGGTGCGTCAAGTGCGCCAGTGAAGACTTTTTCTTTGCCGAAGAAACGATTGTCTCTTCGAACGATAACAGCTTGATGTCCGAGCGTATCGCAGCGGCCGTTTCAGCCGCCGCCATGCTCTACCGCGTGACCGGCGAGACACGTTTTCTTGACGCAGCGGCGAACCGTGCCCGGCAGCTGGCTCAATGCCAGCAGTTGGAGCGCAGGACGGACTTTTCCCTTCCGCTGCACGGCTACTTCTACGAAGATCGCGATAAAACAAGGCCCATCAGCTTTTACCACCGCAGTTATGAGCATTTCTTCATGATGGGCTTCATATTGCTGCTCGAAGGCGCGCCGGATCACCCGGATGCAGGGTTGTGGAGGCAATGCGTGGACGCTTACACCGACTATATCAAGGAAACCGCACACGTCATGGAGCCCTACGGCATATTGCCTGCAGGCATATATGAACTGGGCAACACCGATTATTCCAAGATGTCGCACGAGGGGTCAAAGGACATTGGCGGTCCGACGATCGAAGAATACAATGCGCAGGTGAAAAACGGGATCAAGCTGAACGAAAACACGTATTTGCGGAGATTTCCGGTGTCCTACCAGTTCCGCGGCTTTCATGCGACCTTACTGAGCAAGGCCAAAAACGTTTTCACCCTGGCAAGGTTCCTGGGCGACCGCGAGCTTTATGACTTGGCCGCCAGACAGCTGGAATATGTTTTGGGTTTCAACCCCTTTGCCATGAGTACCATGTATGGAGAAGGTTATGATTATCCTCCGCTTTACGGCGGCTTTGCAGGCCAGCCTGTAGGCGCCGTGCCTGTCGGCTTCGAGACTTTCGAAAACGAAGACGAGCCCTACATGCCTATGCAAAATAACTGCACTTATAAGGAAGTATGGGTGTGCAGCACTGCGCGCGTGATGTGGAGTATTGCAGAGGTTTACAAGGGCATCTGATTCCTTTTTTCCGCCAAAAAGGCAACGCCGAAGCAGCCCTTGCCATTAGAGGGAGGCAGGGGCTGTTTCGGCGTTTGTTACACTCGATATCCCGTTTCCGTGTCAACACGGTTAAGCAGGGGTTCGTCCGCTTGCAGACGGCGCAGATTTTCACACCAGACCTCGATGATGGAAGGATAGATTTCGCCGAATTCGTCACCGCCGGCGCAATGGGGAGTAATCATCGCCGTTTTAATCTTCCACAGGCGATGGGTTTCAGGGAGAGGCTCCGGATCTACCACGTCGAGGCCCGCGCCTGCCAGCGCGCCGCTTTCCAGCGCGTCGCAGAGCGCCTCGGTGTCGACCGCCGAACCCCGTCCCACATTAAGCAGGAACGCTCCTTGCTTCATTTTCGCGATGCGTTCGCGGCTGAATAAGCCCTCCGTTTCCGGGTGGTTCGGCAAACACAAAGCGACAATGTCGCATTGCGGCAAAATATCGTCAATTTGATCCAATCGATACAGAGCATCCAGATAATCGGGTTTTTTATCGACGTGCCGGCGAATGCCGAAAACCTTCGCGCCGAGCGCGTGCATTTTTTGAGCATACCGTGCCCCGATATCGCCGATACCGACAACCAGTACAGAAGAACGCGCTACAATCCCGATGCGCCCCAGATGCTTCCAACTGCGCTCATGCTGGAGATCGCGGTACAGGTGAAGCTTGCGCATGAGGACGAGCGTATGGGCAAGCAGAAATTCGGAGATGGCAAGCCCGTAAGCGCCCGAGCAGTTACACAGCATAGCGCCATTCGGCAGCACGCCCGGCTTCACATACCGGTCATGCCCGGCTGTCTGGAGCTGCAGCCATTCCAACCTCCCGCATAAGGAAAGCTGTGCTTCGCTGGGGTTCCCCCAGATATAGGAGGCTCGCTTGAGATCTTCTTCCGAAGGAGGCTGCTTCTCGCAGTAGACGATATCGAGCTCAGGTGCAAGCGCCTCCAGCTTCGCGCGAAATTCAGGTAAAAAGGTCATCACGACAAGCAAAGTCTTTTTCATTAAACAGTCCTCCTGTGTTGGCGGTAAAGGGAGCCTTTGTCCGGCACCGGCAATTCCGGATAAGGGTATCTCTCATTTTTTACATTATACTAAAAGTTTTCAAATGATTAGGATGATAAAATATCCTACCAATTCGGCTTTTGGCGATGGGAGCGAATTTATTCATTCTCGACTGCGCGGGCGTATATTACCTATCATTACAACAAGGCAAACTATGGAGTGGAAAGGATGGATCATCATGACGAGCCAGGAATCGTATGTTCTGTGCGCTTTAGCGCAGATGGATCAGCTGAGCGTGGAAGAGCTTTCACGTTTTTTATTTGAAACCGGCCTTGTCGCGGAAACCGATCTCAGGCTGCCGCTTACCTCTCTCAAGGAGCAGGGACTTGTCTGCCAGGCCGTGAATTTGCGCGGTCTCGTCTACGAAATCACGAACGACGGCCGGAGCTTGGCGAGCGGCGACGCGGAGCTTGCGGGGATCAAAACGGACGTAGCCGCCAAAAGCGCGGTGTACAGGCGTGTCTTTGAACAGGAGAAAGACTATATTGCCCAGTACACCGAGTCGTCCACCGGGGTTGTTCCCGTATTCCTTTCAATCCGCGACGGCTCAAGGATTGTCCTCAAAATCAATATTATCATCAGGGATATAGGCACCGCGAAAAAAATATGCTCCGGCTGGATGAGCAGCTCCGGGCGCGCATTTGACGCCGTATGGCAGGCCATCGCCGGAGATGAGCCGGATCCGGGCTTTTGGACAAGCCGGCCGAAGGAGGAGAAAGCATGAAGCTTCCCGTCTGGAAGGAGGGGCTCGCTTACCCCCAACCATCCGAAATGTCTTATCCCGGCGGCATGACAAGGATACTCGCGCACGATGGACGGCGCGATCTGCTGCCCTTTCTTCACGATTGCACGATCACCTCGCATGAAGGCAGGTTGTATTTGGGCTGGTATAACTCCACCGATGCGGAAATTTGCGGTTCTTCCCTGATCCGCGGACGCTATTCCGAGGACGGAGGGGAGAGCTGGTCGGAGGTATTCAACGTGGTGGGCGAGATCGGCAGCGCCGAGGAGCATTTTGTGCCGGCAAGCTTCTTTGTACACGAAGGCAAACTGTATTCGCTGATTACCGAGATGGGCGGCAAAAATTTATCGATTTCGCTTGACCTGTTCCAGGCTCCGGAGACTTCGCTTGACGAATGGGAAAGAGTCTCCGTCCTATCCGGAGGGTTTCTCAGCAATTCTTCCCCCATTCCGATGGATACGGGCGATTACATTGCCGGCGTCTGGATGCCGCTGAAAGGGGACACTCCCGCTTTTCCGGCCGTGCTCATCAGTCAGGGCGCGGACATCGCGAAGCCGTGGCGCTGCTCTTTCCTGTATGATCCGCTCGCTCCGGACGCCGTGAAGATCAGGTGCCCCGAGATTACATTGATCGTGCAAGGAAGCGCTGTCACTGCCTATGTCCGTAATGACGAGGGCAAGCATGGCGATCTCACATGCGGACCGTCCTTTGTCTTTACAAGCGAGGATTACGGCGAGAGCTGGTCGAAGCCGGCCCGAATGACCGCCATGCCGGTCGGAAACTCCAAAATGTTCGCAGGTATCCTGTCCGACGGCAGGCGCTACTTGATTTACAACAACGATCAGGGCTACTTTAAACGAGGTCTGCTCTGTATGGCTCTCTCCGAACCGGGAGAGGTGGAATACACGAAAGTTTATAAGTTATTCGAAGACAAGGCTGCGGAACTCGACAATCGAGTAGGCGTCTGGTTTTATCCCTGCGCCTGCGAGCAGGAAGGAATCCTGTATATCGCCTGTACTCTGCAGGAGCCCGATGGCGTAAGAAGCGCCGTCATCGCCAGGATTCCAGTGGACACGATATAAGCGCCAACCCTGGATTCGCTCATATATCGCCCTCAAAAATCGGTCAAAAAAGTCAAAAAATAAGTAGCCCCCTGTCGCAGGGGAATAAACCAGCAATAGGGGGCACACGTCGCCATTCATCTTTCTTTAAGGCTCGAAAGGAGAAAACAATTTGGGCAAGAGAACAGAGTTCCTATATATGTCCGAACCGGATGTCATCAAAGCTGGCGTTCTGGATGTGAAAAGGTGCGTGAATAACGCAGAAGAGGTGTTCAAGCTTTTAGTGCAAGGCGACTATCTGATGGGGGGAAACAATCATAACAATCACGGGAT
This genomic window from Paenibacillus humicola contains:
- a CDS encoding ABC transporter permease; this translates as MNVSFSERTQTHKFRILLTSIWKYRMVYTLLAPGLIWYIVFVYGPMGGLSLAFKSYTASGGIWGSPWAGLVNFKYIFLDQAFMRSVVRTLEINLGRIVFQFPMAIVIALLLNEVLFLKMKKSLQTILTFPHFLSWVVLSSVLITVLSYDGFVNGIIRAFGFKSFNFLGNEPIFVPMLYITEIWKNSGWGAIIYLAAISGIDAEQYEAAAIDGVNRFQRIFHITLPSIMPTIIVMFILTMGGLMSTGFDQIFNLSNDAVREAAETLDMYIYKISFQSAPDFSYSTAVSLFRSVINMAFLLLADRIAKLAGKEGLMG
- a CDS encoding carbohydrate ABC transporter permease, encoding MKSTNGLKRKTIGDYLIPAFLIIWGIIVLFPFFSVVVISFTSETEYIKTPLLLFPTEPTLESYKRIFEDGRIVSGYLTTFKLLAMSLPLSLFLTISFAYGMSRKDFPGRRFIFYFVLIAMIFDGGIIPLYMLMKDLHLVPNHLWAVVLANTVSTFYMILMHNFFKSLPDSLMESARIDGAGEWRILAKIVLPLSAPVIATITLFYTVDRWNEWFNPMIFLQKGYLQPLQLVLRSIVIDAQMDMVKSDMDTIELASNFAMGVKTAAIICTMLPVMLFFPFLQKHFVKGIMVGAVK
- a CDS encoding ABC transporter substrate-binding protein, encoding MKKTKTIGSLLVSVMLAGVVSACSSSNEAHETASPAASAPASSGAAGQEQNKYAKHMTISYAVGNNNLDVNDDVFAKIWKDKYNFDWEIRPVASNNNSETFRIWINSGDMADMGSWNYNHSEYVSYVKQGLLKELPKGWREKWPNLAAAQDRTGIYKYVEDQVVSDNILFKPIMADNYPLDKLINHDGIWFRADWVRAVGAEVKDHYTVAEIMDIARKIKQQDPGKVGEKLIPIDVPTVGLWVMFVWPNATHYQEVSQFYQDADGVFHWGLADPEILKGLKLWRQAYDEGLLNPEYYNLPDGPQTEAQMYTAGISAMNQAAGMASVGTRQASFMGSNLGVDPSESLSYAFLTDDNGVYRANEIPNFAGSLIFNPKLDDAKFERILDILDESASKEGQDLINMGIEGTDWKKNPDGTIVNLNGNLQISEKYKSIPNLWSSLLLLRDNYQLVNPTLPQIWRDKAIKQYKEKTELTDPNNPEIFAKLDPDVYFYNSPARSRAVMNIPAELSGIVLKGPDVEANWNAWVKEKMPLIQPVLDELTAMKKKKK
- a CDS encoding aldehyde dehydrogenase family protein, which produces MSGRKKLFIDGRWLEALNYENLKSPYSEETIAEIPHAAIEETEAAIAAADRAAKVMAEMTCHQRAEILDNVTSLLAKRAEEAARLIAVEAAKPLAMARAEVQRTIMTYKFSSEEARRIHGEQIAIDAAPGGENRTAYTIREPLGAVGAITPFNFPMNLVAHKVGPAIAAGNSVVLKPASQTPLSSLFAAGLFAEAGLPAGALNVVTGSGKTVGDQIVTDPRIKAVTFTGSPEVGKEIRRRSGLKRLTLELGSNSALIVDRDVDIDEIMARCVASSFSFQGQVCISLQRIYVHEEIYDEFVNKFVETTQKLTVGDPLDERTDLSAMISRKDVERALSWIAEAKQNGAAIAAGGTAERNIVLPTVLLGVDPKTKVSCQEAFAPIVLINKVKSVEEAVNDVNDSRFGLQAGIYTANMHHAFYAAKKLQVGGVMLNDTPSFRVDQMPYGGVKDSGTGREGVKYAAQEMTEMKLIVINHNITHARP
- a CDS encoding aspartate aminotransferase family protein, producing the protein MTDNQRLRELDRKHLLHPTSPIKDQYERGPSVIMQRGEGIYVYDTEGKQYLDGLSSLWNVNVGHGRQELAQAAMEQMTKLAYSHSFNRFSHEPAILLAEKVASLTPADLNVCHFTSGGSESNDTAFKLVRQYFKLKGETNRYKIIARYRAYHGVTIGATSATGIPIFRQTGGPLAGGFVQAGAPYSYRCEKCESCAEGGATCAVQSMEEALLREGPDTVAAVIVEPIQGAGGVIVPPPGYMREIRRLCDKYGILMIADEVITGFGRTGKWFGMEHEGAAADLMTFAKGITSGYIPLGGVILNDGLHKELAELSTAVLPHGYTYSGHPTACAVALKNLQIIERENLVANAASMGQVLGAGLQQLKRESDIVGNVTYRGLLASVELVENKADKRAFPAAKKAAQLVFDKAMEKGLITRAISIDNTDIIALCPPLTIQKDQVESLIDILAASIADARKELLG
- a CDS encoding 3-hydroxyacyl-CoA dehydrogenase family protein; this translates as MGETLSVLGAGQMGHSIALTAAWAGFSVVLQGNSEAGLARADKGICNKLELLADNGLIKQEEMTTIRRRIRTTVSVPDAAASASFVIESIPEQLELKRQLYEQLDTLCDERVILASNTSGLSPTAIAGRMKRPERMIVTHFWNPAHLLPLVEVVRGEKTDDKTADRAMQLLRAMDKKPILVKKDALGSVGNRLQYALFREAQYILEQGIASMEDIDDAVTYSLGRRLAVTGPFMTADMGGLDLFDAISGYLFADLSKADRSFEAMRLLVDSGMYGLKTGAGFYEWDEAFSAQMTKAREQELIRYLKCDRGLE